The DNA region CcaaattcaaaacatcaaatgatTCTTTCATAAACGCACAACTCATTGCATTAACACTTTTATTGAAGGAATAAATATCTCCAGTCAACATATTTTATGGCATAATTGTCTTGAACAAAAAAGACTAGTCTTCATCCTGCACAATGCGACATTGTCACCTTATACAACAACTTGAAATGGTTTTCCCAAAACCTGCCACCATCTCAAGGTGAGACTGAAAAATCTACACCCGATGATAGCATCTGCATTACTTGGATTTGAAGGATCAAGCTCTGGCATCTTCCTTTTGGTAGTTGTTTGCTTGGAACTTTCTGCTCCCTTTGAATTGATGGAGGTATCGGTCTTCGCAGCCATGTCAATCGGATCAGAAGATACACTTGATGGCTCTTCTTCAGTGGAAAGAGTGTTGAATTTGTTCATGGTTGACTTGCATTGCTGCTCAAACATCACTTGCAGGTACTTCCCTTGCTCCTCAATTTTGAGTTGTAGATTTCTCTGAATCTGttgaaaataatgagagagaattaCCGAATACAAAAAATATTACCGACGATACAGCTGTGAGTTGAACAAGAATAATTGGGACAAATACAGTTTAACGCTTGAGGCTGCTGCTTGTTTTTTGAAGTTAGATGTGAAATCAACAATCACGCAACATTCATTAACAATTGTTTGTTGAGAAAAATACCAAATAAAATTCCATAAATTTATGGCCTGGATCATGTCAAAGatacaaaaaagaaataaaacaatagaagagcATGCTCATAACTCAACTATAAAAGATACCTGTAGTTGTTCATGAAGGCGTTTCTGAACTTCCATCTGGAGGCGCAATGCCTCAGTTAGATCAATACCTCTGAAATAAGATGTCACAAGTTGAATCATTTCAACAAGACTGCTTGTTACCTTAATGACTAGAGGAGGAGGGGAACTATGCagcaaaaaagaaaataaaaaaagtaagGATCATATAAGCAAAAAAGAACATATGCAGCAATCCTCACAACATTCAGAGTTCATATGCAGCAATCCTCACAACATTCAGAGTTCGAAACTCCTCTCACATATGCTATGTACTTGAgacattaattttcaaatttgtaggTCTCAAAGAAAGTCCATAGATTGTAACAACAACTTTCTTTTCTATTCCTTCACAAAAATCAAGAGCCACAGATTGTAACAACAAG from Zingiber officinale cultivar Zhangliang chromosome 4B, Zo_v1.1, whole genome shotgun sequence includes:
- the LOC121978071 gene encoding protein PHR1-LIKE 1-like, whose protein sequence is MDKWSDTLQHLSQESIARQKYLDLRAAKLEREQEISSSTGTSGFSDPYSIDISPPPLVIKVTSSLVEMIQLVTSYFRGIDLTEALRLQMEVQKRLHEQLQIQRNLQLKIEEQGKYLQVMFEQQCKSTMNKFNTLSTEEEPSSVSSDPIDMAAKTDTSINSKGAESSKQTTTKRKMPELDPSNPSNADAIIGCRFFSLTLRWWQVLGKPFQVVV